A single window of Pseudoduganella plicata DNA harbors:
- a CDS encoding LysR substrate-binding domain-containing protein — MQDRPLRSLSGLIDFDCAARWGSFTLAAQELHKTPAAISLQVRQLEESVGFALFVRHPRHITLTDKGQDLAVTVAQMLRELRAKVDLLRGGHDEHVLRISTTHSFALKWLAPRLGQFTQLHPELDIRLDSSDRLVDVEREDVDVAIRHCVTRDHPAVLFEERMVVAYSPALLGPGETELTLADLGRFPLLYEDTTEYWARLLQANATLEGPYDFSRSFSHYGVLTQAAAAGQGIGLVAYSIAYDDIQKGALRLMRANSVPYPRGYCFVVAAHKAERPKIRRFRAWLQGQMGIMRRALEQGQAGA, encoded by the coding sequence ATGCAGGATAGACCGCTGCGCAGCCTGTCGGGGCTGATCGACTTCGACTGCGCCGCGCGCTGGGGCAGCTTCACGCTGGCCGCGCAGGAGCTGCACAAGACGCCTGCGGCCATCAGCCTGCAGGTCAGGCAGCTGGAGGAATCGGTCGGCTTTGCGCTGTTCGTGCGCCACCCGCGCCATATCACGTTGACGGACAAGGGCCAGGACCTGGCGGTGACGGTGGCGCAGATGCTGCGCGAGCTGCGCGCAAAGGTCGATCTGCTGCGCGGCGGGCACGACGAGCACGTGCTGCGTATCTCGACCACGCATTCGTTCGCGCTCAAATGGCTGGCGCCGCGGCTGGGCCAGTTCACCCAGTTGCACCCCGAGCTCGACATCCGGCTCGACTCCAGCGACCGCCTCGTCGACGTGGAGCGCGAAGACGTGGATGTGGCGATTCGCCACTGCGTCACGCGCGACCACCCGGCCGTGCTGTTCGAGGAACGCATGGTCGTCGCCTACAGCCCGGCGCTGCTGGGCCCTGGCGAAACCGAGCTGACCCTGGCCGACCTGGGACGCTTCCCGCTGCTGTACGAGGACACGACAGAATACTGGGCGCGCCTGCTGCAGGCCAACGCCACGCTGGAAGGACCATACGATTTCTCGCGCAGTTTCAGCCACTATGGCGTGCTGACGCAGGCCGCAGCGGCCGGGCAGGGCATCGGTCTGGTGGCCTACTCGATCGCGTACGACGATATCCAGAAAGGCGCCCTGCGCCTGATGCGGGCAAACAGCGTGCCGTACCCGCGCGGCTACTGTTTTGTCGTGGCCGCGCACAAGGCCGAGCGGCCGAAGATCCGGCGGTTCCGCGCGTGGCTGCAGGGGCAGATGGGTATCATGCGGCGGGCACTGGAGCAGGGCCAGGCTGGCGCTTGA
- the purL gene encoding phosphoribosylformylglycinamidine synthase, producing MLILPGSNALSAFRSQRLLSQLQAVLPAVTAVQARYVHFVDAGAPVSAEDEARLQGLLTYGEPAQADAGDGVVEEFIVIPRFGTISPWASKATDIVHNCGMTHIHRVERGVAYRVILKGGILGSSIGAAKKLDALQAQDIASLLHDRMTESVLRHPDQAADLFRTLVGKPMESIDVLGAGRAALVQANADLGLAMSIDEIDYLNDAFTAAQRNPTDVELMMFAQANSEHCRHKIFNADWTIDGVAQDRSLFKMIKNTHEKQPKGTIVAYSDNSSIMEGAEVTRFYPRGEGHEYGASHELIHTLMKVETHNHPTAISPFPGASTGAGGEIRDEGATGRGAKPKAGLTGFTVSNLYLPDAVRPWENAANVTAPLAGRDTSTIYGKPERIASPLQIMIDGPLGGAAFSNEFGRPVLAGYFRSYEQNAGHAVYGYHKPIMIAGGIGNISGRHTHKNDIPVGSLLIQLGGPGMRIGMGGSAASSMATGTNTADLDFDSVQRGNPEMERRAQEVINGCWQMGEKNPIISIHDVGAGGLSNAFPEITNDARRGAIFDLRKVPLEESGLAPKEIWSNESQERYVLAIAPDDLATFRALCERERCPFAVVGTATEERQLKLIDPESDDAPVDMPMDVLLGKPPKMHRDVTHVAREFPAIDLTGVDLVDAAQRVLLSPTVGDKSFLITIGDRTVGGTSVRDQMVGPWQVPVADCAVTTLSYEGYLGEAMAMGERTPLAVIDAPASGRMAVGETITNLAAAPIADISDIKLSANWMAACGQPGQDAALFDTVKAVGMELCPALGISIPVGKDSLSMRTTWSDDGEAKAVVSPVSLIVSGFAPVYDVRKSLTPQIRMDAGDTAVILIDLGRGKNRLGASILAQVLGQLGNAAPDVDNPEDLKGFFAAIQQLNKDGKLLAYHDRSDGGLYATLTEMAFAGRAGLSINLDMLTLEGEHAADWGDAKNWAGQVAERRNELTLRALFAEELGAVIQVRAEEKSAVMDVLRSFNLGACSHIIGKPNDRGVIEFTRDAKLIYTQARSALHRLWSETSWRISRMRENPATADAEYDRVLDETDPGITPKVTFDLADNVVAPFLATGARPRVAILREQGVNSHIETAWVMHQAGFAAIDVHMSDLIAGRVKLADFQGVIAVGGFSYGDVLGAGEGWAKSILFNPALSDQFAQFFARTDTFGLGICNGCQMMSNLKSIIPGAQAWPKFTTNKSEKFEARFAMVEVLDSPSIFFQGMAGTQSPIAIAHGEGYADFSQTGDIATAIAAMRFVDNHGNATEAYPYNPNGSPGGLTSVTTPDGRFTVLMPHAERVFRTVQNSWAPESWGEESPWMRMFRNARKYVG from the coding sequence ATGTTGATACTCCCGGGCTCCAACGCCCTGTCCGCATTCCGTAGCCAGCGTCTCCTGTCCCAACTCCAAGCCGTACTGCCTGCCGTGACGGCCGTGCAAGCCCGGTACGTCCACTTTGTCGACGCTGGCGCCCCCGTCAGCGCCGAGGACGAAGCACGCCTGCAAGGCCTGCTGACGTATGGCGAACCGGCCCAGGCCGACGCCGGCGACGGCGTGGTGGAAGAGTTCATCGTGATCCCGCGCTTCGGCACGATCTCGCCCTGGGCATCGAAAGCCACGGACATCGTGCACAACTGCGGCATGACGCATATCCACCGCGTCGAGCGGGGCGTGGCGTATCGCGTGATCCTCAAGGGCGGCATCCTGGGCAGCAGCATCGGCGCGGCGAAGAAGCTGGACGCGCTGCAGGCGCAGGACATCGCGAGCCTGCTGCACGACCGCATGACCGAATCGGTGCTGCGCCACCCCGATCAGGCGGCGGACCTGTTCCGCACCCTCGTCGGCAAGCCGATGGAGTCGATCGACGTGCTGGGGGCCGGCCGCGCCGCGCTGGTGCAGGCCAACGCGGACCTGGGCCTGGCGATGTCGATCGATGAGATCGACTATCTGAACGACGCTTTCACGGCCGCGCAGCGCAACCCGACCGACGTCGAGCTGATGATGTTCGCCCAGGCGAACTCGGAGCACTGCCGCCACAAGATCTTCAACGCCGACTGGACCATCGACGGCGTGGCGCAGGACCGCTCGCTGTTCAAGATGATCAAGAACACGCACGAGAAGCAGCCGAAGGGCACGATCGTCGCGTATTCCGACAACTCGTCGATCATGGAAGGCGCTGAAGTGACGCGCTTCTACCCGCGCGGCGAGGGCCACGAGTATGGCGCGTCGCATGAACTGATCCACACGCTGATGAAGGTGGAAACGCACAACCACCCGACGGCCATTTCGCCGTTCCCTGGCGCCTCCACCGGCGCGGGCGGCGAGATCCGCGACGAAGGCGCGACGGGGCGCGGCGCCAAGCCCAAGGCCGGCCTGACGGGCTTCACCGTCTCGAACCTGTACCTGCCGGACGCCGTGCGGCCGTGGGAGAATGCCGCGAACGTGACTGCGCCGCTGGCCGGCCGGGATACGTCGACAATCTACGGCAAGCCGGAACGCATCGCCTCGCCGCTGCAGATCATGATCGACGGCCCGCTGGGCGGCGCCGCGTTCTCCAACGAATTCGGCCGTCCCGTGCTGGCCGGCTACTTCCGCAGCTACGAGCAGAACGCCGGCCATGCCGTGTACGGCTATCACAAGCCGATCATGATCGCTGGCGGCATCGGCAATATCTCGGGTCGGCACACGCACAAGAACGACATCCCCGTCGGCAGCCTGCTGATCCAGCTGGGCGGCCCGGGCATGCGCATCGGCATGGGCGGCTCGGCCGCGTCGTCGATGGCGACGGGCACCAATACGGCCGACCTGGACTTCGACTCGGTCCAGCGCGGTAATCCGGAAATGGAGCGGCGCGCCCAGGAAGTCATCAACGGCTGCTGGCAGATGGGAGAGAAAAACCCCATCATCTCGATCCACGACGTGGGCGCGGGCGGGCTGTCGAACGCCTTCCCCGAGATTACCAACGACGCCAGGCGCGGCGCCATCTTTGATTTGCGCAAGGTGCCGCTGGAGGAATCCGGCCTGGCGCCGAAGGAAATCTGGAGCAACGAGTCGCAGGAACGCTATGTTCTCGCCATCGCCCCGGACGACCTGGCCACGTTCCGCGCGCTGTGCGAACGCGAGCGCTGCCCGTTCGCCGTCGTCGGCACGGCCACCGAGGAACGGCAGCTCAAGCTGATCGATCCGGAATCGGACGACGCACCCGTGGACATGCCGATGGACGTCCTGCTGGGCAAGCCGCCGAAGATGCACCGTGACGTCACGCACGTGGCCCGCGAATTCCCGGCCATCGACCTGACCGGCGTGGACCTCGTCGACGCGGCGCAGCGCGTGCTGCTGTCGCCAACGGTTGGCGACAAGAGCTTCCTGATCACCATTGGGGACCGCACCGTGGGCGGCACTTCCGTGCGCGACCAGATGGTGGGACCATGGCAGGTGCCGGTGGCCGATTGCGCCGTCACCACGCTGTCGTACGAAGGCTACCTGGGCGAGGCGATGGCGATGGGCGAGCGTACGCCGCTGGCCGTCATCGACGCACCGGCTTCGGGCCGCATGGCCGTCGGCGAAACGATCACCAACCTGGCCGCGGCACCGATCGCGGACATCTCCGACATCAAGCTGTCGGCCAACTGGATGGCGGCCTGCGGCCAGCCGGGCCAGGACGCGGCGCTGTTCGACACGGTCAAAGCCGTCGGCATGGAGCTGTGCCCTGCGCTGGGCATCAGCATCCCGGTCGGCAAGGATTCGCTGTCGATGCGCACGACATGGAGCGACGACGGAGAAGCCAAGGCGGTCGTCTCGCCCGTCTCGCTGATCGTCTCCGGCTTCGCGCCCGTCTATGATGTGCGCAAATCGCTGACGCCGCAGATCCGCATGGACGCCGGCGACACGGCCGTCATCCTGATCGACCTGGGTCGCGGCAAGAACCGCCTGGGTGCATCGATCCTGGCACAGGTGCTGGGCCAGCTGGGCAATGCGGCGCCGGACGTCGACAATCCTGAAGACCTGAAAGGGTTCTTCGCCGCCATCCAGCAACTGAACAAGGACGGCAAGCTGCTGGCCTACCACGACCGTTCGGACGGCGGCCTATATGCCACGCTGACGGAAATGGCGTTTGCCGGCCGCGCCGGCCTGTCGATCAACCTCGACATGCTGACCCTGGAAGGCGAGCACGCGGCCGACTGGGGCGACGCCAAGAACTGGGCAGGCCAGGTGGCCGAGCGCCGCAACGAGCTGACGCTGCGCGCGCTGTTTGCCGAGGAACTGGGCGCCGTCATCCAGGTGCGGGCGGAAGAGAAGTCGGCTGTCATGGACGTGCTGCGCTCGTTCAACCTGGGCGCCTGCAGCCATATCATCGGCAAACCAAACGACCGCGGCGTGATCGAGTTTACCCGCGATGCCAAGCTGATTTACACGCAGGCGCGCAGCGCGCTGCACCGCCTGTGGAGCGAAACGAGCTGGCGCATCTCGCGCATGCGCGAGAACCCGGCCACAGCGGACGCGGAATACGACCGCGTGCTGGACGAAACGGATCCCGGCATCACGCCGAAGGTCACGTTCGACCTGGCGGACAACGTCGTGGCGCCGTTCCTGGCGACGGGCGCGCGCCCACGGGTGGCGATCCTGCGCGAGCAGGGCGTCAACTCGCACATCGAGACGGCATGGGTCATGCACCAGGCGGGCTTCGCCGCCATCGACGTGCACATGAGCGACCTGATTGCCGGCCGTGTAAAGCTGGCGGACTTCCAGGGCGTGATCGCCGTGGGCGGCTTCTCGTACGGCGACGTGCTGGGCGCCGGCGAAGGCTGGGCCAAGTCGATCCTGTTCAATCCTGCCTTGTCCGACCAGTTCGCGCAGTTCTTCGCCCGCACCGACACGTTTGGCCTGGGCATTTGCAACGGCTGCCAGATGATGAGCAACCTGAAGTCCATCATCCCGGGGGCGCAGGCATGGCCGAAGTTCACGACGAATAAATCCGAGAAGTTCGAGGCCCGCTTCGCCATGGTCGAAGTGCTGGATTCGCCGTCGATCTTCTTCCAGGGGATGGCCGGCACGCAGAGCCCGATCGCCATCGCCCACGGCGAGGGTTACGCGGACTTCAGCCAGACGGGCGACATCGCCACGGCAATTGCTGCCATGCGTTTCGTCGACAACCACGGCAACGCGACGGAGGCCTATCCGTACAACCCGAACGGCTCGCCGGGCGGGCTGACGTCGGTGACGACGCCGGACGGGCGCTTTACGGTGCTGATGCCGCACGCCGAGCGCGTGTTCCGCACGGTGCAGAACTCGTGGGCGCCAGAGTCGTGGGGCGAGGAATCGCCTTGGATGCGGATGTTCCGCAACGCACGCAAATACGTAGGTTGA
- a CDS encoding tetratricopeptide repeat-containing response regulator — translation MPEFSDLSVLIVDPSPGMRGNLHNMLNGSAITKIDYALGSGTAIRQLAKKSYDIILCEYDLDGGGENGQDGQQLLEDLRHHRLIAADTIFIMLTSEGTDTKVIGAAELTPTDYVLKPFTVDALMGRIGRAVDRRNTLQPVHRCIAEGNLREALRLCVVGPDRKPRYATDFARLQAETHGALDEWREAEGVYHTVLAVRPTTGWAQLGVTRCQFALGRYDDARLMLERLIALYPRFMSAYDLLARTMQALGQDIQAKKVLEDAVAISPHMVRRLRHLGELAFATDDVGVAERAFRAVVGKARYSEFRSPEDHVNLVRTLVRKGDGAGAGGVIRDMERSLRGSAEVETCRALSAALVLDLAGSETAAMAELTRAAAAAADAPNLSSALRIGLVNACLQHRLDTQASELVLDMMNDGVRGITAEQAVDVFEKAGRHDLAVSVGQRATQQVEEALSDTAAKLGQGEHRAAVMAITAAVRRAPRNVPVLLTAVQAILRQLDELGWEAPLAEQAAQLMVRLRKLDPSNGALEHLAQQYGATQRKYGIAAAA, via the coding sequence ATGCCCGAATTTAGCGATTTGTCCGTGCTCATCGTCGATCCCAGTCCCGGGATGCGGGGCAATCTGCACAATATGCTGAATGGTTCGGCGATCACGAAGATCGATTATGCGCTCGGCTCAGGCACGGCGATCCGGCAACTGGCAAAAAAGAGCTACGACATCATCCTGTGCGAATACGACCTCGACGGCGGGGGCGAGAACGGCCAGGACGGCCAGCAGCTGCTGGAAGACCTGCGTCACCACCGGCTGATCGCCGCGGACACGATCTTCATCATGCTCACCTCCGAAGGCACGGACACGAAGGTCATCGGCGCCGCCGAACTGACGCCTACCGACTACGTGCTCAAGCCGTTTACCGTCGACGCGCTGATGGGCCGCATTGGCCGCGCCGTCGACCGCCGCAACACGCTGCAGCCGGTGCACCGCTGCATCGCCGAGGGCAATCTGCGCGAGGCGTTGCGGCTGTGCGTCGTCGGACCGGATCGCAAGCCCCGCTACGCGACCGACTTTGCCCGGCTGCAGGCGGAGACCCACGGGGCACTGGACGAATGGCGCGAGGCGGAGGGCGTGTATCACACCGTGCTGGCCGTGCGCCCCACCACCGGCTGGGCACAGCTGGGCGTGACGCGCTGCCAGTTCGCACTGGGCCGTTACGACGACGCCCGCCTCATGCTGGAGCGGCTGATCGCGCTGTATCCGCGCTTCATGTCGGCCTATGATCTGCTGGCGCGCACGATGCAGGCGCTGGGCCAGGACATCCAGGCCAAGAAGGTGCTGGAAGATGCCGTGGCGATCTCGCCGCACATGGTGCGCCGGCTGCGCCACCTGGGCGAGCTGGCGTTCGCCACCGACGATGTCGGCGTCGCCGAGCGGGCCTTCCGCGCCGTCGTCGGCAAGGCCCGCTATTCGGAGTTCCGTTCGCCGGAGGACCACGTCAATCTGGTGCGCACGCTGGTGCGCAAGGGCGACGGCGCCGGCGCGGGCGGCGTGATACGGGACATGGAGCGTTCGCTGCGCGGCAGCGCCGAAGTGGAAACCTGCCGCGCGCTGTCGGCCGCGCTGGTGCTCGACCTGGCCGGCAGCGAGACGGCGGCGATGGCCGAACTGACGCGAGCGGCGGCGGCGGCGGCCGATGCGCCCAACCTGTCGAGCGCCCTGAGGATCGGCCTTGTCAACGCCTGCCTGCAGCACCGGCTCGACACCCAGGCGTCGGAACTGGTGCTGGACATGATGAACGACGGCGTCCGCGGCATCACGGCCGAACAAGCCGTCGACGTTTTTGAAAAGGCGGGGCGCCACGATCTGGCCGTCAGCGTCGGCCAGCGCGCCACGCAGCAGGTGGAGGAAGCGCTCAGCGACACGGCGGCCAAACTGGGTCAGGGGGAGCACCGCGCCGCCGTCATGGCCATCACCGCTGCCGTGCGGCGCGCGCCGCGCAACGTGCCGGTGCTGCTGACGGCGGTGCAGGCGATCCTGCGCCAGCTGGACGAACTGGGCTGGGAAGCGCCGCTGGCCGAGCAGGCGGCGCAGTTGATGGTGCGGCTGCGCAAGCTGGACCCGTCGAACGGCGCGCTGGAGCACCTGGCGCAGCAATACGGCGCGACCCAGCGCAAGTACGGTATTGCGGCCGCGGCCTGA